One Ursus arctos isolate Adak ecotype North America unplaced genomic scaffold, UrsArc2.0 scaffold_15, whole genome shotgun sequence genomic region harbors:
- the ISL1 gene encoding insulin gene enhancer protein ISL-1: MGDMGDPPKKKRLISLCVGCGNQIHDQYILRVSPDLEWHAACLKCAECNQYLDESCTCFVRDGKTYCKRDYIRLYGIKCAKCSIGFSKNDFVMRARSKVYHIECFRCVACSRQLIPGDEFALREDGLFCRADHDVVERASLGAGDPLSPLHPARPLQMAAEPISARQPALRPHVHKQPEKTTRVRTVLNEKQLHTLRTCYAANPRPDALMKEQLVEMTGLSPRVIRVWFQNKRCKDKKRSIMMKQLQQQQPNDKTNIQGMTGTPMVAASPERHDGGLQANPVEVQSYQPPWKVLSDFALQSDIDQPAFQQLVNFSEGGPGSNSTGSEVASMSSQLPDTPNSMVASPIEA; the protein is encoded by the exons ATGGGAGACATGGGAGATCCACCAAAAA aaaaacgTCTGATTTCCCTATGTGTTGGTTGCGGCAATCAAATTCACGATCAGTATATTCTGAGGGTTTCTCCGGATTTGGAATGGCATGCGGCATGTTTGAAATGTGCGGAGTGTAATCAGTATTTGGACGAGAGCTGTACGTGCTTTGTTAGAGATGGGAAAACCTACTGTAAAAGAGATTATATCAG GTTGTATGGGATCAAGTGCGCCAAGTGCAGCATCGGCTTCAGCAAGAACGACTTCGTGATGCGCGCCCGCTCCAAGGTGTACCACATCGAGTGTTTCCGCTGCGTGGCCTGCAGCCGTCAGCTCATCCCTGGGGACGAGTTCGCGCTTCGGGAGGACGGGCTCTTCTGCCGTGCGGACCACGACGTGGTGGAGAGGGCCAGCCTGGGCGCCGGTGACCCACTCAGCCCTCTGCACCCGGCGCGGCCGCTGCAAATGGCAG CCGAGCCCATCTCCGCCAGGCAGCCGGCCCTGAGGCCCCACGTCCACAAGCAGCCCGAGAAGACCACCCGCGTTCGGACTGTGCTGAATGAGAAACAGCTCCACACCTTGCGGACCTGCTATGCCGCCAACCCCAGGCCAGACGCACTCATGAAGGAACAACTGGTAGAGATGACGGGCCTCAGCCCCCGCGTGATCCGGGTCTGGTTTCAAAACAAGCGGTGCAAGGACAAGAAGCGGAGCATCATGATGAAgcagctccagcagcagcagcctaaTGACAAAACT AATATCCAGGGGATGACAGGAACTCCCATGGTGGCTGCCAGTCCAGAGAGACACGATGGTGGCTTACAGGCAAACCCAGTGGAGGTGCAAAGTTACCAGCCGCCTTGGAAAGTACTGAGTGACTTCGCCTTGCAGAGTGACATAGATCAGCCTGCTTTTCAGCAACTG GTGAATTTTTCAGAAGGAGGACCGGGCTCTAATTCCACTGGCAGTGAAGTGGCGTCGATGTCCTCTCAGCTCCCAGATACACCTAACAGCATGGTAGCCAGTCCTATTGAGGCATGA